Proteins encoded in a region of the Bubalus bubalis isolate 160015118507 breed Murrah chromosome 9, NDDB_SH_1, whole genome shotgun sequence genome:
- the LOC102411997 gene encoding IgA-inducing protein homolog, whose translation MKKRSVSGCNITILAVVFSHLSAGNSPCGNQANVLCISRLEFVQYQS comes from the coding sequence ATGAAGAAGCGCAGTGTGTCGGGCTGTAATATAACCATACTTGCTGTTGTGTTCTCCCATCTCAGTGCTGGGAACTCACCATGTGGAAACCAAGCAAATGTGTTGTGCATCAGCCGGCTTGAGTTTGTTCAATATCAAAGCTGA